The following proteins come from a genomic window of Tenebrio molitor chromosome 9, icTenMoli1.1, whole genome shotgun sequence:
- the Ipk2 gene encoding inositol polyphosphate multikinase isoform X1, whose translation MGKSEVVPMPIHKQDSLYAACKGAFNTIVDTVEEDKEEEEYPENMQLFTNQVAGHTNDGKSYGMIKHNGTILKPITKQKCGEREIQLYEEVERATDKTRSELREFVPKYFGKVTVPIRGRQVDCIVLEDLTKHYKEPCVMDIKIGRRTWDPTATYDKITNEEAKYQECKRDLAFCIPGFQVYKIYNNQLCKFDKNYGKTLNKETAPQALRTFLNADKNALCRSLIVQFLASLWRIQMWARQQRHYHFYCSSLLLVYDARRLRELLKTDVVKPTFKLHRSTSLYRPLSLFVLNGENDKISTGFSGQLTKEGPILRTPASPTKLKQFNDFVQSNNNTNNVWQKSIRTLKRTHSFQNDYDKDMQSKRQDYTYILDELCTEQKSELWATVKMIDFAHAFPAEHHDIDRNYLEGIDNLIRIFEEFLVDSE comes from the exons ATGGGAAAATCAGAAGTAGTACCGATGCCGATCCACAAGCAAGACAGTCTGTATGCCGCCTGCAAGGGCGCCTTCAACACGATAGTGGACACCGTCGAGGAGGACAAAGAGGAGGAGGAGTACCCGGAGAACATGCAGCTGTTCACCAACCAAGTGGCGGGACACACCAACGACGGCAAATCTTACG GTATGATCAAGCACAACGGCACCATCCTGAAACCGATCACGAAGCAAAAGTGCGGCGAGAGAGAGATCCAGCTGTACGAGGAGGTCGAGCGGGCGACAGACAAGACCCGCTCCGAGCTGAGGGAGTTCGTACCGAAGTACTTCGGTAAGGTGACGGTCCCGATCCGGGGCAGGCAGGTCGACTGCATCGTCCTCGAAGACCTGACCAAGCACTACAAGGAGCCCTGCGTGATGGACATCAAGATCGGGCGCAGAACCTGGGACCCGACCGCCACCTATGACAAGATCACGAACGAGGAG GCGAAATACCAAGAGTGCAAGCGAGACTTGGCGTTCTGCATTCCGGGTTTTCAAGTTTACAAAATCTACAACAACCAATTATGCAAATTCGACAAGAACTACGGCAAGACTCTGAACAAGGAAACGGCGCCACAAG cACTGAGGACGTTCCTGAACGCTGACAAAAACGCACTCTGTCGCAGCCTGATCGTCCAGTTCTTGGCCAGCCTGTGGCGGATACAGATGTGGGCGCGCCAGCAGCGCCACTACCACTTTTACTGCTCGTCCTTGCTGCTGGTGTACGACGCGCGCCGGCTGAGGGAGCTGCTCAAGACGGATGTCGTTAAGCCCACGTTCAAGCTGCACCGTTCGACTAGCCTGTACAGGCCGCTCAGCTTGTTCGTGCTCAACGGCGAGAACGATAAGATATCGACGGGGTTCAGCGGCCAGCTGACCAAGGAGGGGCCCATCTTGCGGACGCCCGCGTCGCCCACCAAGCTCAAGCAGTTCAACGATTTCGTCCAATCGAACAACAACACCAACAACGTCTGGCAGAAGTCGATCAGGACGCTGAAACGGACGCACTCGTTCCAGAACGACTACGACAAGGACATGCAGAGCAAGAGGCAGGACTACACGTACATCCTGGACGAGCTGTGCACCGAGCAGAAGTCGGAGCTCTGGGCCACGGTCAAGATGATCGATTTCGCGCACGCCTTCCCGGCGGAGCACCACGACATCGACAGGAATTATCTGGAGGGGATCGACAATTTGATAAGGATATTCGAAGAGTTTCTGGTCGACAGCGAATAG
- the Ipk2 gene encoding inositol polyphosphate multikinase isoform X2: MKGMIKHNGTILKPITKQKCGEREIQLYEEVERATDKTRSELREFVPKYFGKVTVPIRGRQVDCIVLEDLTKHYKEPCVMDIKIGRRTWDPTATYDKITNEEAKYQECKRDLAFCIPGFQVYKIYNNQLCKFDKNYGKTLNKETAPQALRTFLNADKNALCRSLIVQFLASLWRIQMWARQQRHYHFYCSSLLLVYDARRLRELLKTDVVKPTFKLHRSTSLYRPLSLFVLNGENDKISTGFSGQLTKEGPILRTPASPTKLKQFNDFVQSNNNTNNVWQKSIRTLKRTHSFQNDYDKDMQSKRQDYTYILDELCTEQKSELWATVKMIDFAHAFPAEHHDIDRNYLEGIDNLIRIFEEFLVDSE; the protein is encoded by the exons ATGAAAGGTATGATCAAGCACAACGGCACCATCCTGAAACCGATCACGAAGCAAAAGTGCGGCGAGAGAGAGATCCAGCTGTACGAGGAGGTCGAGCGGGCGACAGACAAGACCCGCTCCGAGCTGAGGGAGTTCGTACCGAAGTACTTCGGTAAGGTGACGGTCCCGATCCGGGGCAGGCAGGTCGACTGCATCGTCCTCGAAGACCTGACCAAGCACTACAAGGAGCCCTGCGTGATGGACATCAAGATCGGGCGCAGAACCTGGGACCCGACCGCCACCTATGACAAGATCACGAACGAGGAG GCGAAATACCAAGAGTGCAAGCGAGACTTGGCGTTCTGCATTCCGGGTTTTCAAGTTTACAAAATCTACAACAACCAATTATGCAAATTCGACAAGAACTACGGCAAGACTCTGAACAAGGAAACGGCGCCACAAG cACTGAGGACGTTCCTGAACGCTGACAAAAACGCACTCTGTCGCAGCCTGATCGTCCAGTTCTTGGCCAGCCTGTGGCGGATACAGATGTGGGCGCGCCAGCAGCGCCACTACCACTTTTACTGCTCGTCCTTGCTGCTGGTGTACGACGCGCGCCGGCTGAGGGAGCTGCTCAAGACGGATGTCGTTAAGCCCACGTTCAAGCTGCACCGTTCGACTAGCCTGTACAGGCCGCTCAGCTTGTTCGTGCTCAACGGCGAGAACGATAAGATATCGACGGGGTTCAGCGGCCAGCTGACCAAGGAGGGGCCCATCTTGCGGACGCCCGCGTCGCCCACCAAGCTCAAGCAGTTCAACGATTTCGTCCAATCGAACAACAACACCAACAACGTCTGGCAGAAGTCGATCAGGACGCTGAAACGGACGCACTCGTTCCAGAACGACTACGACAAGGACATGCAGAGCAAGAGGCAGGACTACACGTACATCCTGGACGAGCTGTGCACCGAGCAGAAGTCGGAGCTCTGGGCCACGGTCAAGATGATCGATTTCGCGCACGCCTTCCCGGCGGAGCACCACGACATCGACAGGAATTATCTGGAGGGGATCGACAATTTGATAAGGATATTCGAAGAGTTTCTGGTCGACAGCGAATAG
- the LOC138139342 gene encoding AN1-type zinc finger protein 4-like isoform X2, whose protein sequence is MSEDGFSDCFDEPNMEIQIDTLMGTSFDMRVSSTDTIREIKQRIQRVEGIPIHQQNLIFQSKELKDSRRLCDAGIKNGSTIKLVIAMKGGPISTRRLSVSCEHHMMLKELKELLENTRDEIGDKLAPGSKVSVLVFKEGDILNLLRVIENEDGSYSPYSEKPISPPTKPNRKETQMAMFEKLVEDTDMMTKISNLRKKMEDVNLRRHSRNTKHRDLEEKCFGEAASTSDKGNLSYKLLTECTNDLLDNVDLKIFEKNLEEESQSESEEVALKDKHRIKANRKPVFSKSLYSESKGAFSHTKQNYARMHKKTRELRSGGEGTSKESSDLCLPLAVPKGNTVHLTRLVLSEGVERPKSTPDSIELEENAQDLWEIHEPASERLKHSATCKFGLLKRRQSLDYGYEGIENAPKQEIGEYNYGEVCSGNFFHVPQFVTSPSAIPPQYAPKDRDLCEYYFRKNNTRSPLYGRKSKTETTTTTEKLPEIKNNFLSECSSIQRLKNDIGEAKSLSESILSGHDESIDELYGYYNLGCATELLGESKVSKKKDIELPPVIKKKSRCSECNKRLNITNIYNCRCGKIFCSQHRYSEVHRCSYDYKSEGRRILEHQNPLVTADKINRI, encoded by the exons GGATTCCCATCCATCAGCAAAACCTCATTTTCCAGTCGAAGGAATTGAAAGATTCGCGTCGTTTGTGTGATGCGGGCATCAAAAACGGGTCCACAATCAAGCTGGTGATCGCGATGAAGGGCGGTCCGATATCGACGCGGCGCTTGTCGGTCAGCTGCGAGCACCACATGATGCTTAAAGAACTGAAAGAACTGTTGGAGAACACGAG GGATGAAATCGGCGACAAACTGGCGCCAGGTTCGAAGGTGTCGGTCCTGGTGTTCAAGGAGGGCGACATCCTCAACCTGCTGAGGGTGATCGAGAACGAGGACGGCTCCTACTCCCCCTACAGCGAGAAGCCGATCTCGCCGCCCACCAAACCTAACCGGAAGGAGACGCAGATGGCCATGTTCGAAAAACTGGTCGAAGACACCGACATGATGAcgaaaatctcaaatctgaggAAGAAAATGGAGGACGTGAACCTGAGGAGGCACTCGAGGAACACGAAACACAGGGACCTGGAGGAGAAGTGTTTCGGGGAGGCGGCTTCCACTTCTGACAAGGGCAACTTGTCCTACAAGCTGCTGACGGAGTGCACCAACGATTTGTTGGACAATGTGGACCTGAAGATATTCGAAAAGAATCTGGAGGAGGAGAGTCAATCTGAGAGCGAGGAGGTGGCCCTGAAGGACAAGCACCGCATCAAAGCCAACAGGAAGCCCGTCTTTAGCAAGTCCTTGTACAGCGAGAGCAAAGGCGCGTTCTCGCACACCAAGCAGAACTACGCCAGGATGCACAAGAAGACCCGAGAGCTGAGGAGCGGCGGCGAGGGCACGTCGAAGGAGTCGTCCGACTTGTGTCTGCCGCTGGCTGTCCCCAAGGGCAACACGGTGCACCTGACCCGGCTGGTGCTGTCCGAGGGCGTGGAGCGGCCCAAGAGCACCCCCGACAGCATCGAACTGGAGGAGAACGCGCAGGACCTGTGGGAGATCCACGAGCCCGCCTCCGAAAGGCTGAAGCACAGCGCCACCTGCAAGTTTGGCCTGCTGAAGCGCAGACAGAGCCTCGACTACGGGTACGAGGGCATCGAGAACGCGCCGAAGCAGGAGATCGGCGAGTACAACTACGGCGAGGTCTGCTCGGGCAACTTCTTCCACGTGCCCCAGTTCGTGACGTCGCCGAGCGCGATCCCGCCGCAGTACGCGCCCAAGGACCGGGACCTGTGCGAGTACTACTTCAGGAAGAACAACACGCGGTCGCCGCTTTACGGGCGCAAGAGCAAAACGgagacgacgacgacgacggaGAAGCTGCCCGAGATCAAGAACAACTTCCTGAGCGAGTGTTCGAGCATCCAGCGGCTGAAAAACGACATCGGAGAGGCGAAGAGTCTGAGCGAGAGCATCCTGTCGGGCCACGACGAGAGCATAGACGAACTGTACGGTTATTACAATTTAGGGTGCGCAACCGAGTTGTTAGGCGAGTCGAAGGTGTCCAAGAAGAAAGACATCGAGCTGCCTCCTGTGATAAAGAAGAAGTCTAGGTGTAGCGAGTGTAACAAGCGTCTGAACATAACGAACATTTATAATTGTCGATGtgggaaaatattttgttcgcAACACAGGTATTCAGAGGTGCATCGTTGCAGCTACGATTATAAAAGTGAAGGGAGGAGGATTCTAGAACACCAGAATCCGTTAGTTACTGCCGACAAGATTAACCGAATCTAA
- the LOC138139342 gene encoding AN1-type zinc finger protein 4-like isoform X1 yields the protein MSEDGFSDCFDEPNMEIQIDTLMGTSFDMRVSSTDTIREIKQRIQRVEGIPIHQQNLIFQSKELKDSRRLCDAGIKNGSTIKLVIAMKGGPISTRRLSVSCEHHMMLKELKELLENTRSDEIGDKLAPGSKVSVLVFKEGDILNLLRVIENEDGSYSPYSEKPISPPTKPNRKETQMAMFEKLVEDTDMMTKISNLRKKMEDVNLRRHSRNTKHRDLEEKCFGEAASTSDKGNLSYKLLTECTNDLLDNVDLKIFEKNLEEESQSESEEVALKDKHRIKANRKPVFSKSLYSESKGAFSHTKQNYARMHKKTRELRSGGEGTSKESSDLCLPLAVPKGNTVHLTRLVLSEGVERPKSTPDSIELEENAQDLWEIHEPASERLKHSATCKFGLLKRRQSLDYGYEGIENAPKQEIGEYNYGEVCSGNFFHVPQFVTSPSAIPPQYAPKDRDLCEYYFRKNNTRSPLYGRKSKTETTTTTEKLPEIKNNFLSECSSIQRLKNDIGEAKSLSESILSGHDESIDELYGYYNLGCATELLGESKVSKKKDIELPPVIKKKSRCSECNKRLNITNIYNCRCGKIFCSQHRYSEVHRCSYDYKSEGRRILEHQNPLVTADKINRI from the exons GGATTCCCATCCATCAGCAAAACCTCATTTTCCAGTCGAAGGAATTGAAAGATTCGCGTCGTTTGTGTGATGCGGGCATCAAAAACGGGTCCACAATCAAGCTGGTGATCGCGATGAAGGGCGGTCCGATATCGACGCGGCGCTTGTCGGTCAGCTGCGAGCACCACATGATGCTTAAAGAACTGAAAGAACTGTTGGAGAACACGAGGTC GGATGAAATCGGCGACAAACTGGCGCCAGGTTCGAAGGTGTCGGTCCTGGTGTTCAAGGAGGGCGACATCCTCAACCTGCTGAGGGTGATCGAGAACGAGGACGGCTCCTACTCCCCCTACAGCGAGAAGCCGATCTCGCCGCCCACCAAACCTAACCGGAAGGAGACGCAGATGGCCATGTTCGAAAAACTGGTCGAAGACACCGACATGATGAcgaaaatctcaaatctgaggAAGAAAATGGAGGACGTGAACCTGAGGAGGCACTCGAGGAACACGAAACACAGGGACCTGGAGGAGAAGTGTTTCGGGGAGGCGGCTTCCACTTCTGACAAGGGCAACTTGTCCTACAAGCTGCTGACGGAGTGCACCAACGATTTGTTGGACAATGTGGACCTGAAGATATTCGAAAAGAATCTGGAGGAGGAGAGTCAATCTGAGAGCGAGGAGGTGGCCCTGAAGGACAAGCACCGCATCAAAGCCAACAGGAAGCCCGTCTTTAGCAAGTCCTTGTACAGCGAGAGCAAAGGCGCGTTCTCGCACACCAAGCAGAACTACGCCAGGATGCACAAGAAGACCCGAGAGCTGAGGAGCGGCGGCGAGGGCACGTCGAAGGAGTCGTCCGACTTGTGTCTGCCGCTGGCTGTCCCCAAGGGCAACACGGTGCACCTGACCCGGCTGGTGCTGTCCGAGGGCGTGGAGCGGCCCAAGAGCACCCCCGACAGCATCGAACTGGAGGAGAACGCGCAGGACCTGTGGGAGATCCACGAGCCCGCCTCCGAAAGGCTGAAGCACAGCGCCACCTGCAAGTTTGGCCTGCTGAAGCGCAGACAGAGCCTCGACTACGGGTACGAGGGCATCGAGAACGCGCCGAAGCAGGAGATCGGCGAGTACAACTACGGCGAGGTCTGCTCGGGCAACTTCTTCCACGTGCCCCAGTTCGTGACGTCGCCGAGCGCGATCCCGCCGCAGTACGCGCCCAAGGACCGGGACCTGTGCGAGTACTACTTCAGGAAGAACAACACGCGGTCGCCGCTTTACGGGCGCAAGAGCAAAACGgagacgacgacgacgacggaGAAGCTGCCCGAGATCAAGAACAACTTCCTGAGCGAGTGTTCGAGCATCCAGCGGCTGAAAAACGACATCGGAGAGGCGAAGAGTCTGAGCGAGAGCATCCTGTCGGGCCACGACGAGAGCATAGACGAACTGTACGGTTATTACAATTTAGGGTGCGCAACCGAGTTGTTAGGCGAGTCGAAGGTGTCCAAGAAGAAAGACATCGAGCTGCCTCCTGTGATAAAGAAGAAGTCTAGGTGTAGCGAGTGTAACAAGCGTCTGAACATAACGAACATTTATAATTGTCGATGtgggaaaatattttgttcgcAACACAGGTATTCAGAGGTGCATCGTTGCAGCTACGATTATAAAAGTGAAGGGAGGAGGATTCTAGAACACCAGAATCCGTTAGTTACTGCCGACAAGATTAACCGAATCTAA